In the genome of Constrictibacter sp. MBR-5, one region contains:
- a CDS encoding histidine kinase dimerization/phosphoacceptor domain -containing protein, which translates to MLSQDLLRRPDVMNCDQEPIHVPGAVQPHGVLLALRPSDMRVTQCGGDTERLLGLGTDAIVGRKLDQIVPGGLAEAIERCLREHDIDRKPMHLAEHRMGGPGRLFDVFVHRIEGQLIVELENLSVAPDTGDIFAKLLATTSSLHAAETLDILLERVPVEVRRLTGFDRVMVYRFLPDDSGTVISEARLPEMAPYLGLRFPAFDIPPQARALYVKNWIRLIPDAGYTPQPMRGAATSPLNMSFSVLRSVSPVHLEYLKNMEVGASMSISIVKDGALWGLIACHHRTPRHVPHAVRAVCALLGQLIALEVGKRVAADREMRRTRDVRIRRALSETMEQHTDLASGLYANAQDLIDLVGAEGVAVCTDGKIRTSGRTPRPAQIRRLITWLAQRGDEAVFVTDKLSRCYPPAARWAHGAGVLAMRIAPGTDDHLLWFRDEILKTIRWAGDPRKAAAGLLDPGKPLSPRSSFAAYEEQVRETSAPWDQEEMSVADALRVSIVERSLRAALAHNQELAQHREVLIREINHRVKNSLQLTSSIINLQSRRVTDPASRELFAQAVQRIRVTARTHERLYRDHDGTSVEFGTYLRELCDDLARTYGDAKVVVDARRVQLPADTAINLALIANELVTNAFKYAFPDGRAGLVSVKFTGNEQKWCLHVADDGVGLPKGFAARNGQSLGMQIVEGLSSQLGATLTAENRAAGAVFAVRSTGT; encoded by the coding sequence ATGCTGTCCCAAGATCTCCTCCGCCGGCCGGACGTCATGAACTGCGACCAGGAACCGATACACGTTCCGGGCGCGGTGCAGCCGCATGGCGTGCTGCTGGCCCTGCGGCCGTCGGACATGCGCGTCACGCAGTGCGGCGGCGACACGGAGCGCCTGCTCGGACTGGGCACGGACGCCATCGTCGGCCGGAAGCTGGACCAGATCGTGCCGGGCGGACTGGCGGAGGCGATAGAGCGCTGCCTGCGCGAGCACGATATCGACCGCAAGCCGATGCACCTCGCGGAACACCGGATGGGGGGCCCGGGCCGGCTGTTCGACGTCTTCGTCCACCGCATCGAGGGGCAGCTGATCGTCGAGCTGGAGAACCTGTCCGTCGCGCCCGACACCGGCGACATCTTCGCCAAGCTGCTGGCGACGACGAGCAGCCTGCACGCGGCGGAGACCTTGGACATCCTGCTGGAGCGGGTGCCGGTGGAAGTGCGGCGCCTGACCGGGTTCGACCGGGTGATGGTCTACCGCTTCCTGCCCGACGACAGCGGAACGGTGATCTCGGAGGCGCGACTGCCGGAGATGGCGCCCTATCTCGGGTTGCGCTTTCCGGCCTTCGACATTCCGCCGCAGGCGCGCGCGCTCTACGTCAAGAACTGGATCCGCCTGATCCCGGACGCCGGCTATACGCCGCAGCCGATGCGCGGCGCGGCGACGTCGCCGCTCAACATGAGCTTCAGCGTGCTGCGGAGCGTGTCGCCCGTCCACCTGGAATATCTGAAGAACATGGAGGTCGGCGCCTCCATGTCGATCTCGATCGTCAAGGACGGGGCGCTGTGGGGGCTGATCGCCTGCCATCACCGCACGCCACGGCATGTGCCCCATGCGGTCCGGGCCGTCTGCGCGCTGCTCGGCCAGCTGATCGCGCTGGAGGTGGGCAAGCGCGTGGCGGCGGATCGCGAGATGCGACGCACGCGCGACGTGCGGATCAGGCGCGCGCTGTCCGAGACCATGGAGCAGCACACCGACCTGGCCTCCGGCCTGTACGCCAATGCGCAAGACCTGATCGACCTGGTCGGCGCGGAGGGCGTGGCGGTCTGCACCGACGGGAAAATCCGCACGTCCGGACGCACGCCGCGCCCCGCACAGATCCGCCGGCTGATCACCTGGCTGGCGCAGCGCGGCGACGAAGCGGTGTTCGTGACCGACAAGCTGAGCCGTTGCTATCCGCCGGCCGCACGATGGGCGCATGGCGCGGGCGTGCTGGCGATGCGCATCGCACCGGGCACCGACGACCATCTGCTGTGGTTCCGCGACGAGATCCTGAAGACGATCCGATGGGCCGGCGACCCGCGCAAGGCGGCCGCCGGCCTGCTGGATCCGGGCAAGCCGCTGAGCCCGCGCAGTTCCTTCGCGGCGTACGAGGAACAGGTTCGCGAGACCTCGGCGCCCTGGGATCAGGAGGAGATGAGCGTCGCGGACGCGTTGCGCGTGTCGATCGTCGAGCGCAGTCTGCGCGCCGCGCTGGCGCACAACCAGGAGCTGGCGCAGCATCGCGAGGTGCTGATCCGGGAGATCAACCACCGGGTGAAGAACAGCCTGCAGCTGACATCGAGCATCATCAACCTGCAGAGCCGGCGCGTCACCGACCCGGCCTCACGCGAACTGTTCGCCCAGGCGGTGCAGCGGATCCGCGTCACGGCGCGCACGCACGAGCGGCTCTACCGCGACCATGACGGCACCAGCGTGGAGTTCGGGACCTATCTGCGCGAGCTGTGCGACGACCTCGCGCGGACCTATGGCGACGCGAAGGTGGTGGTCGACGCGCGGCGGGTGCAATTGCCGGCCGACACGGCGATCAACCTGGCGCTGATCGCCAACGAACTGGTCACCAACGCCTTCAAATATGCTTTCCCTGACGGTCGCGCGGGACTGGTCAGCGTGAAGTTCACCGGTAACGAGCAGAAATGGTGCCTGCACGTCGCCGACGACGGCGTCGGCCTGCCGAAAGGATTCGCCGCCCGCAACGGGCAGTCTCTCGGGATGCAGATCGTCGAGGGGTTGTCGAGCCAACTCGGCGCCACCCTCACCGCAGAGAACCGCGCGGCCGGGGCGGTCTTCGCCGTCAGATCGACCGGCACCTAG
- a CDS encoding GSU2403 family nucleotidyltransferase fold protein codes for MSDAATPGAVVPFSEEQLRLLVNLEQQYEVWIEAERRLFALPYGLKWKRISGRDYLYAVTDRVGNGRSLGPRSAENEAAYETYRRDKAEAAERRDLSAARLAETARLYRALRLPLLASEAARILREADRRQLLGTHLMVIGTNAMPAYAVEAGGLIRGAPEETEDFDMAWIARQSEDGDPAAPVWTMLKAVDPTYTVNTERSFQARNAAAYEVEILTAPSRAAGMARTDRPRPTPLEEQEWLLPGRPVTRTVVARDGSPARIVAPDPRWFALHKLWMSAQAKRNPLKRPKDAKQGTALLDAVAETMPQFPLDAAFAAELPDELVPHYAAWKSRRPERVPPRWQ; via the coding sequence ATGTCCGACGCCGCGACGCCCGGTGCGGTCGTGCCGTTCAGCGAGGAGCAGTTGCGGCTTCTCGTGAACCTGGAGCAGCAGTACGAGGTCTGGATCGAGGCCGAGCGGCGGCTGTTCGCCCTGCCCTATGGCCTGAAGTGGAAGCGGATCTCCGGCCGCGACTACCTCTACGCGGTCACCGACCGGGTGGGCAACGGGCGGAGCCTGGGGCCGCGGTCGGCGGAGAACGAGGCGGCGTACGAAACCTATCGCCGCGACAAGGCGGAGGCGGCGGAGCGGCGCGACCTGAGTGCGGCGCGGCTTGCCGAGACGGCGCGGCTCTATCGTGCGCTGCGGCTGCCGCTGCTGGCGTCCGAGGCGGCGCGCATCCTGCGCGAGGCCGACCGGCGCCAGTTGCTGGGCACGCACCTGATGGTGATCGGCACCAACGCGATGCCGGCCTATGCGGTGGAGGCGGGCGGCCTGATCCGCGGCGCGCCGGAGGAGACCGAGGATTTCGACATGGCGTGGATCGCACGGCAATCGGAAGACGGCGATCCCGCCGCGCCGGTCTGGACGATGCTGAAGGCGGTCGATCCGACCTATACTGTGAACACGGAACGCAGCTTCCAGGCGCGCAACGCTGCCGCGTACGAGGTGGAGATACTGACCGCTCCTTCGCGCGCCGCAGGCATGGCGCGAACCGACCGGCCGCGGCCGACGCCGCTGGAGGAGCAGGAATGGCTGCTGCCGGGGCGGCCGGTGACCCGCACCGTGGTGGCGCGCGACGGATCGCCCGCGCGCATCGTCGCACCCGACCCGCGCTGGTTCGCCCTGCACAAGCTGTGGATGTCGGCGCAGGCGAAGCGGAACCCGCTGAAGCGGCCCAAGGACGCGAAGCAGGGAACGGCGCTGCTCGACGCGGTCGCGGAGACGATGCCGCAGTTCCCGCTGGACGCGGCGTTCGCGGCGGAACTGCCGGACGAACTGGTGCCGCATTACGCCGCCTGGAAAAGCCGCCGGCCCGAGCGGGTGCCTCCGCGCTGGCAATGA
- a CDS encoding biliverdin-producing heme oxygenase, with amino-acid sequence MTARKEITNPPPAANPLLAALRARTENDHRRTEDAVDIDAHLADRGGYRRLLGRFWGFYAPLEAALAAVSWPDGAAPGGIGAKGPLLAADLKALGVTDPGTLPVCTHLPPIRGWREAIGCHYVLEGSTLGGRVILKRMRREAEADDDALPAAFFSAYGDATGERWRTFCSFLRSHSGDPNVLATAPAAAEATFSALERWLRR; translated from the coding sequence TTGACCGCGCGTAAAGAAATCACGAACCCGCCGCCGGCGGCCAACCCGCTGCTGGCGGCGCTGCGCGCCCGCACGGAGAACGATCACCGGCGGACGGAGGATGCCGTCGACATCGACGCGCATCTGGCCGACCGGGGCGGCTATCGCCGCCTGCTCGGACGGTTCTGGGGCTTCTATGCGCCGCTGGAGGCGGCACTCGCGGCCGTGTCGTGGCCCGACGGTGCGGCGCCCGGGGGTATCGGCGCGAAAGGCCCGCTGCTGGCGGCCGACCTGAAGGCGCTCGGCGTGACCGACCCGGGCACCCTGCCCGTCTGCACCCACCTGCCGCCGATACGCGGCTGGCGCGAGGCGATCGGCTGCCACTACGTCCTGGAAGGATCGACGCTGGGCGGACGGGTGATCCTGAAGCGCATGCGGCGCGAAGCGGAGGCGGACGACGACGCGCTGCCCGCTGCCTTCTTTTCGGCGTATGGCGACGCTACGGGAGAGCGCTGGCGGACGTTCTGCAGCTTTCTGCGGAGCCATTCCGGCGACCCGAACGTTCTCGCCACGGCACCCGCTGCCGCAGAAGCCACCTTCTCCGCCCTGGAGCGGTGGCTGCGCCGTTAG
- a CDS encoding CoA ester lyase: protein MTPRALPVWRSVLFVPVNVEKFVAKAAGVGADALKLDLEDSIGPSDKDSARKMAPDVARRLNEAGDEVMVRVNRPWRLLVRDLEAVVGPHVSTVVLPKADSPDLIKAVSEVIGEMELERGMAVGSTQLMLLIESAEGYLRMPEIARADPRVVAITLGSEDFGLSLGMTADPETLYAPATQVVVAASAAGVIPWGFVGSIAEYKDIDRLRGIVQRSKRLGFRGASCIHPNQVRICNEEFGPSEEEVAAARRLVAAYDEALAQGRGSVEIDGKMVDIPIAERAKGVIRLADALAERARSRNR, encoded by the coding sequence ATGACGCCACGCGCACTGCCGGTCTGGCGCTCCGTCCTGTTCGTTCCGGTCAATGTCGAGAAGTTCGTCGCCAAGGCGGCCGGGGTCGGCGCCGACGCGCTGAAGCTCGACCTGGAGGACAGCATCGGCCCCTCCGACAAGGACAGTGCCCGCAAGATGGCGCCCGACGTGGCGCGCCGCCTGAACGAGGCCGGCGACGAGGTGATGGTGCGCGTCAACCGGCCCTGGCGCCTGCTCGTCCGCGACCTGGAGGCGGTGGTCGGGCCGCACGTGTCTACGGTCGTCCTGCCGAAGGCCGACAGCCCCGACCTGATCAAGGCGGTGAGCGAGGTGATCGGCGAGATGGAGCTGGAGCGCGGCATGGCCGTAGGCTCGACCCAGCTGATGCTGCTCATCGAGAGCGCCGAGGGCTATCTGCGCATGCCGGAGATCGCCAGGGCCGACCCGCGCGTCGTCGCGATCACCCTGGGTTCGGAGGATTTCGGCCTGTCGCTCGGCATGACCGCCGATCCGGAGACGCTCTATGCGCCGGCGACGCAGGTCGTCGTCGCGGCGAGCGCCGCCGGCGTGATCCCCTGGGGCTTCGTCGGTTCGATCGCCGAGTACAAGGACATCGACCGCCTGCGCGGCATCGTCCAGCGCTCGAAGCGGCTGGGCTTCCGCGGCGCCAGCTGCATCCACCCCAACCAGGTGCGGATCTGCAACGAGGAGTTCGGTCCCTCCGAGGAGGAGGTGGCCGCGGCGCGCCGGCTCGTCGCGGCCTATGACGAGGCGCTGGCCCAGGGCCGCGGGTCGGTGGAGATCGACGGCAAGATGGTCGACATCCCGATCGCCGAGCGCGCGAAGGGCGTCATCCGGCTGGCGGACGCCCTGGCTGAGCGGGCGCGCAGCCGCAACCGCTGA
- a CDS encoding sugar phosphate isomerase/epimerase family protein gives MGPAAPALSLRDRIGIDFGRRLPAEEAVAWAAAHGIRFADVELDLAPNALESFDADRCARLRDACAEHGVALGLHTLSAVNVAEVSPFLRDAADAYLRAYIDVAAATGAGWIVVHAGYHFTADRDARMTAALDRLNRAVDHAEVRGVRLLLENTNREPDRAEVHYLAHSIEECRFFFDRIASPHLGWSFTVNHATLEPEGIAGFLDALPFDRCSEVRLADSNGEYEQHLPPGDGMIDWPDLFRRTEGAGFAGHYMCAWGTPDDMVRGREWMAAR, from the coding sequence ATGGGCCCGGCGGCTCCCGCACTTTCCCTGCGGGACCGCATCGGCATCGATTTCGGCCGCAGGCTGCCCGCCGAGGAAGCCGTCGCCTGGGCGGCGGCGCACGGCATCCGCTTCGCCGACGTCGAACTCGACCTCGCGCCCAACGCGCTGGAGAGTTTCGACGCCGACCGCTGCGCCCGCCTGCGCGACGCCTGCGCCGAGCACGGCGTAGCACTCGGCCTGCACACCCTCTCGGCCGTCAACGTCGCCGAGGTCTCGCCCTTCCTGCGCGACGCCGCCGACGCCTATCTCAGGGCCTATATCGACGTCGCCGCCGCGACCGGCGCCGGCTGGATCGTCGTCCACGCCGGCTACCATTTCACCGCCGACCGCGACGCGCGCATGACCGCCGCCCTCGACCGCCTGAACCGCGCCGTCGATCACGCCGAGGTGCGCGGCGTCCGGCTCCTCCTGGAAAACACCAACCGCGAACCCGACCGCGCCGAGGTCCACTATCTCGCCCACTCGATCGAGGAATGCCGCTTCTTCTTCGACCGCATCGCCTCGCCGCACCTCGGCTGGTCCTTCACCGTCAACCACGCCACCCTGGAACCAGAAGGCATCGCCGGCTTCCTCGACGCCTTGCCGTTCGACCGCTGCAGCGAGGTGCGGCTGGCCGACAGCAACGGCGAATACGAGCAGCACCTGCCCCCCGGCGACGGCATGATCGACTGGCCCGACCTGTTCCGCCGCACCGAGGGGGCGGGGTTCGCCGGGCACTATATGTGCGCCTGGGGAACGCCGGACGACATGGTGCGGGGGCGAGAGTGGATGGCGGCGCGCTGA
- a CDS encoding heme ABC transporter ATP-binding protein, translated as MRDAPATFAPLIEARGVSVRYGPHTVLAPTDLTIGAGATTVIVGPNGAGKTTLMRVLTGELAPSSGTVRFGGADIATLSAAALARRRAVLPQATRLSFPFTVHEVVRLGCPAGRDDPARIAALLERVDLTGFGHRYYQQLSGGEQQRVQLARVLAQLDTGRDGAGEGDLPRALFLDEPTSSLDIRHQIAVLEIARTYAAAGWAVLAILHDLNMAAMFADRILVVDRGRVVADGRPAAVITAELVSRVFGVNADIGARDGIPYVLPPRPAGLPDGRI; from the coding sequence GTGAGGGACGCCCCTGCGACCTTCGCGCCGCTGATCGAGGCGCGCGGCGTCTCCGTCCGGTACGGGCCGCACACCGTCCTCGCGCCGACAGACCTGACGATTGGCGCCGGTGCCACCACGGTGATCGTGGGGCCGAACGGCGCCGGCAAGACGACATTGATGCGCGTCCTGACCGGGGAGCTGGCGCCCTCGAGCGGCACGGTGCGGTTCGGCGGCGCCGACATTGCGACGCTCTCCGCCGCCGCACTGGCGCGCCGTCGGGCGGTGCTGCCCCAGGCGACCCGCCTGTCCTTTCCCTTCACCGTGCACGAGGTGGTCCGGCTCGGCTGCCCCGCCGGCCGCGACGACCCCGCGCGCATCGCCGCCTTGCTGGAGCGCGTCGACCTTACCGGCTTCGGCCACCGCTACTACCAGCAGCTGTCGGGTGGCGAGCAGCAGCGCGTCCAGCTCGCCCGCGTCCTCGCCCAGCTCGATACCGGCCGGGACGGCGCCGGGGAGGGCGATCTGCCCCGTGCCCTGTTTCTCGACGAGCCGACCTCCAGCCTCGACATCCGCCACCAGATCGCGGTGCTGGAGATCGCCCGCACCTATGCCGCCGCCGGCTGGGCGGTGCTGGCGATCCTGCACGACCTGAACATGGCGGCGATGTTCGCCGACCGGATCCTGGTGGTCGATCGCGGTCGCGTCGTCGCGGACGGCCGCCCGGCCGCGGTGATCACGGCGGAGCTCGTTTCCCGGGTGTTCGGCGTGAACGCCGACATCGGCGCGCGCGACGGTATCCCCTACGTCCTGCCGCCGCGCCCGGCAGGTCTGCCGGACGGCCGGATATAG
- a CDS encoding HAMP domain-containing sensor histidine kinase has protein sequence MFPAQTRADLQALALCGRPVLVITASDSAGPMQLFANATAANALIGATAGDGAWNALDEAAIRRFGSDARHFAAPYPRGAVSFDVSADGVSGGIAWRVAAWPLSSSDEAPCIVAVATDAQPAADLRPTEPAILEAIEQSVGSGHIWSDPASGCQVVSDGALRLWGLPGTTSQRTLGDFLAVVNPDDIRDVLDCEATTGEIQSEFRIIGPSGKMHYVMRHSRCMDDGTGRPKILHIDRDVTAARTLERELIQTRSEAEVGARSKAEFLSLMSHELRTPLNAVMGFSQVMSAEMFGPLAPRYLDYAREIGRSAEHLLTIINDILDLTRIEAARVQISKEWLDLGRLAAETTKMMSETARRKDVTIEIDVNAAVRAWGEKRALRQLTLNLVSNAVKFTEAGGTVIVSVRRSDAGAAILTVKDNGIGIPEDDLPTIFQPFVQASNAMGRAEAGTGLGLAIVRALVDLHDGEVTVQSELGAGTTVTVTIPPAFDHTSDDPIESGADQPSAGAAALGTTATDRPTSAGPA, from the coding sequence ATGTTCCCCGCGCAAACACGGGCCGACCTGCAGGCGCTCGCCCTGTGCGGCCGGCCGGTGCTGGTGATCACGGCTTCCGACAGCGCCGGGCCGATGCAGCTGTTCGCCAACGCGACGGCCGCGAACGCGCTTATCGGAGCGACGGCCGGCGACGGCGCCTGGAACGCACTCGACGAGGCCGCGATCCGCAGGTTCGGCAGCGATGCCCGGCACTTCGCCGCCCCCTATCCCAGAGGTGCAGTCAGCTTCGACGTAAGCGCCGACGGTGTCTCCGGCGGCATTGCCTGGCGCGTAGCCGCCTGGCCACTCTCATCGTCCGACGAGGCACCCTGCATCGTTGCCGTCGCGACCGATGCGCAGCCCGCCGCCGACTTGCGCCCGACAGAGCCGGCGATCCTCGAGGCGATCGAGCAGTCCGTCGGATCCGGTCACATCTGGTCGGATCCGGCATCCGGCTGTCAGGTCGTTTCGGATGGTGCGCTCCGCCTCTGGGGGCTGCCCGGAACCACCTCGCAGCGGACGCTCGGAGATTTCCTGGCCGTCGTGAATCCGGACGACATCCGTGACGTGCTCGATTGCGAAGCGACGACCGGCGAGATCCAGAGCGAGTTCCGCATCATCGGCCCCAGCGGCAAGATGCACTATGTCATGCGGCATTCACGGTGCATGGACGATGGTACGGGCCGTCCCAAGATCCTCCATATCGACCGCGACGTCACGGCAGCGCGCACTCTGGAACGGGAGCTGATCCAGACGCGGTCGGAGGCCGAGGTCGGGGCGCGGTCGAAGGCCGAGTTCCTGTCCCTGATGAGCCATGAATTGCGGACACCGCTCAACGCCGTCATGGGATTCTCGCAGGTCATGTCGGCCGAAATGTTCGGCCCGCTCGCCCCCCGCTATCTCGACTATGCCCGTGAGATCGGCCGCAGCGCCGAGCATCTGCTCACCATCATCAACGACATCCTCGACCTGACGCGGATCGAGGCGGCACGGGTGCAGATCAGCAAGGAGTGGCTGGATCTGGGCCGGCTGGCCGCAGAGACGACGAAGATGATGAGCGAGACGGCCCGCCGGAAGGACGTGACGATCGAGATCGACGTAAACGCTGCCGTTCGGGCGTGGGGCGAGAAGCGTGCGCTGCGGCAGCTGACGCTGAACCTCGTCAGCAATGCAGTGAAGTTCACCGAAGCCGGAGGCACCGTCATCGTCTCGGTTCGACGATCCGACGCCGGCGCCGCCATCCTCACGGTGAAGGACAACGGTATCGGCATCCCCGAAGACGACCTGCCGACGATCTTTCAGCCGTTCGTCCAGGCGAGCAACGCGATGGGGCGCGCCGAGGCCGGCACCGGCCTCGGCCTCGCGATCGTCCGCGCGCTCGTCGACCTGCACGACGGCGAGGTCACGGTCCAGAGCGAGCTCGGCGCGGGCACGACCGTCACCGTCACGATCCCGCCGGCCTTCGACCATACGTCCGACGACCCGATCGAGTCCGGAGCGGATCAACCGAGCGCCGGCGCGGCTGCACTCGGCACGACCGCCACGGACCGGCCGACGTCGGCCGGTCCGGCATGA
- the lepA gene encoding translation elongation factor 4, with amino-acid sequence MTDLAHIRNFAIIAHIDHGKSTLADRLIQICGGLTDREMREQVLDNMELERERGITIKAQTVRLDYTAKDGQQYELNLIDTPGHVDFAYEVSRSLAACEGSLLVVDATQGVEAQTLANVYQAIDNNHEIVPVLNKVDLPAAEPDRIKQQIEDVIGLDASDAVEISAKTGMGVPDVLEALVQRLPPPTGERDAPLQALLVDSWYDPYLGVITLVRVKNGVVRKGMRIRMMANDSVYDVDDVGIFKPKKMKVDELGPGQIGYINAAIKTVADCQVGDTIIDDRNPAAGPLPGFKPSVPVVFCSLFPVDAADFEHLRESLGRLRLNDASFAFEAESSPALGFGFRCGFLGLLHLEIVQERLEREFNLDLIATAPSVVYRLHMNDGSIKELHNPADMPDVVKIAKIEEPWIKATIFVPDEYLGSILKLCEDRRGQQQELTYAGARAMVVYRLPLNEVVFDFYDRLKSVSRGYASFDYAIEGYEEGDLVKLSILVNLEPVDALSMIVHRSQAEPRGRALCARLKDLIPRQLFKIAIQAAIGAKVIARETVSAMRKDVTAKCYGGDITRKKKLLEKQKEGKKKMRTFGKVEIPQSAFIAALKMGEG; translated from the coding sequence ATGACCGACCTCGCACACATCCGGAACTTCGCGATCATCGCGCACATCGACCACGGCAAGTCGACGCTCGCCGACCGGTTGATTCAGATCTGCGGCGGCCTGACCGACCGCGAGATGCGCGAACAGGTGCTCGACAACATGGAGTTGGAGCGCGAGCGCGGCATCACGATCAAGGCGCAGACCGTCCGCTTGGACTACACGGCCAAGGACGGTCAGCAGTACGAGCTGAACCTCATCGACACGCCCGGCCATGTCGACTTCGCCTACGAGGTCAGCCGCAGCCTCGCCGCCTGCGAGGGCTCGCTGCTCGTCGTCGACGCCACCCAGGGCGTCGAGGCGCAGACGCTCGCCAACGTCTATCAGGCAATCGACAACAATCACGAGATCGTGCCGGTCCTGAACAAGGTCGACCTGCCGGCGGCCGAGCCCGACCGCATCAAGCAGCAGATCGAGGACGTCATCGGCCTCGACGCCTCGGACGCGGTCGAGATCTCGGCCAAGACCGGCATGGGCGTGCCCGACGTGCTGGAGGCGCTAGTCCAGCGCCTGCCGCCGCCGACGGGCGAGCGCGACGCGCCGCTCCAGGCGCTGCTCGTCGATTCCTGGTACGACCCCTATCTCGGCGTCATCACCCTGGTGCGGGTGAAGAACGGCGTGGTGCGCAAGGGCATGCGCATCCGCATGATGGCGAACGATTCCGTCTACGACGTCGACGACGTCGGCATCTTCAAGCCGAAGAAGATGAAGGTCGACGAACTCGGCCCCGGCCAGATCGGCTACATTAACGCCGCCATCAAGACGGTGGCCGACTGCCAGGTCGGCGACACCATCATCGACGACCGCAACCCGGCCGCCGGCCCGCTGCCCGGCTTCAAGCCCAGCGTGCCGGTCGTCTTCTGCTCGCTCTTCCCGGTCGACGCCGCCGATTTCGAGCATCTGCGCGAGAGCCTCGGCCGCCTGCGCCTGAACGACGCCAGCTTCGCCTTCGAGGCGGAGAGTTCGCCCGCCCTGGGCTTTGGCTTCCGCTGCGGCTTCCTCGGGCTGCTGCATCTCGAGATCGTGCAGGAGCGGCTCGAGCGCGAGTTCAACCTCGACCTCATCGCGACGGCGCCGTCGGTCGTCTACCGCCTGCACATGAACGACGGCTCGATCAAGGAACTGCACAATCCGGCCGACATGCCGGACGTGGTGAAGATCGCCAAGATCGAGGAACCCTGGATCAAGGCGACGATCTTCGTTCCGGACGAGTATCTGGGCTCGATCCTAAAGCTGTGCGAGGACCGCCGCGGCCAGCAGCAGGAACTCACCTATGCCGGCGCCCGCGCCATGGTGGTCTACCGCCTGCCGCTGAACGAGGTGGTGTTCGACTTCTACGACCGGCTGAAGTCGGTCAGCCGCGGCTATGCCAGCTTCGACTATGCCATCGAAGGCTATGAGGAGGGCGACCTCGTCAAGCTGTCGATCCTGGTCAACCTGGAGCCGGTCGACGCGCTCTCGATGATCGTCCACCGCAGCCAGGCCGAGCCGCGCGGCCGCGCCCTGTGCGCCCGCCTGAAGGACCTGATCCCGCGCCAGCTCTTCAAGATCGCCATCCAGGCGGCGATCGGCGCCAAGGTGATCGCCCGCGAGACCGTCAGCGCGATGCGCAAAGACGTGACCGCGAAATGCTACGGCGGCGACATCACCCGCAAGAAGAAGCTCCTGGAGAAGCAGAAGGAGGGCAAGAAGAAGATGCGCACCTTCGGCAAGGTCGAGATTCCGCAGTCCGCCTTCATCGCCGCCCTGAAGATGGGCGAGGGCTGA